From the Juglans microcarpa x Juglans regia isolate MS1-56 chromosome 7D, Jm3101_v1.0, whole genome shotgun sequence genome, the window GTAATGATTGAAGGGAGTGATAGGATAGGACATGATGGTCCCTCTTTATCTGTTGAAGGTATAGCGAAGAACGGGGAGACTGTGGAGGTTTTGGCTATTAAAGAAGTGCAGGAAAATGAATTGGAGGATAAAGAGGTTTGTGAGGAAATTGAATGTGAGGTTGACCCGAGAGTGGCTCAATGTGGTGTTTTGATTCAACAGAGTGCACCACAATTGTTATAACCGGACTTGATTGAATTGGAGTTGGTTCCGAAAGACTATGCTGAGGGTGGGATTGAGGGTGGACAGTGCCAAGTGGTCTCGACGGTTTTGGAAATGGAGAGTCGTGGTGGGAGATCGGAATGACGTTTGCCTGTTGAAGAAATCAGGGATTATATGTCCGATAGGGCAGAGGATGAACTTGTGGATTATTGATACAAGAAAAAGCGTATGAGTCTGAACCGGAAACTACTAAACTTGTAAGTAAAGCCCAGGGTGTGCAAGGGGTTCAACAATCACAACGGGTTGCTACTCGCACCtctaaacttaatttatgaTTGATACAAATTTGGTGTGGAACCTTAGGGGCTTGGCTACTTCTCGGAAGCGCCTTAAGAGTTTACTCAAAAAACATAGAGTGGGTATTGTGGAAATTTTGGAGCCATTCCAAGATGCTGGGAGAATGAATCGTTTGGCTTCGTATTTGGAGTTTCCTAAATTTTGCAGTAATGAATCTTTGGGGGGGAAAGTTTGGATTTTCTGGAAAGAGATATATGATTTTGGAGTTGTGCATATGTCAAACCAAGCAGTTTCGGGATGGCTGTGTTTGGCTTCTTACCGTATTATGGTGACCTTTGTCTATGCAAAATGCTCTCAGATAGAGCGTAGAGGGCTGTGGGAGGAGCTTGAAAATGTTCAGGTTAATGAGTCTCCATGGTTGGTGGTCGGGGACTTCAATGCAATTCGTTCAGACGCTGAACGGATTGGGGGCAACCCAAGGTCATTGTTGGCAATGACGGAATTTAATGGTTGTGTGGATACTTGTGGTCTTGTGGAGATGCGTTTTCAAGGCCGAATGATGTCGTGGTGTAATGGTCATGTGGGATCTTCAAGAAGTTGGGCTCGCCTAGATAGAGCCTTGGTAAATATCGATTTCTCTACTAATTTCGGGTCGGCTTTTATGGAATATTTAACGAGGAAGTCGTCTGATCATTGTTCTATGGTGGTGCATCTGAGTTTGCCGAGATCGTCGTATGGGCCATCTCCTTTTcgttttcaaaatatgtggtGCTTGCATGAGTCTTTTATTATGTTTGTAGAGGATGTCTGGGTGCAACTAGAATGTAGTCATGGTCTTTTGAGGTTGGCGGCTAAACTGAAGAAGCTTAAAGTGGCATTGAAAActtggaataaaaatatttatggtaGGGTTGATCTCACTATAAAGGCACTAGAGGAAAAAATGGAGTTGCTTGATTTTCAGCTCCAAGAAGCACGAGACCCAGCAGTGGAAGCAGAGTTCCTATTGACAAAGATGGAATTAGCTGAGTGGGAGGCTAGGGAAGAATGTAGATGGGCACAAAAAGCAAAGCGGAAATGGCTTCAAGAATGGGGGCTTCAAGAATGGGAGCAGAATTCCAGGGTTTTTCATGCCACAGTTAGTCAAAGATGGAAGGCCTCTGTTGTGTCGTCCATGCGTCTAGCAGATGGGACAATGTTAGCAACGCCGGAGGAGATTCATCAGGGGCTCTagactattttaaaaatttcctCACGTTGACGACGAATGTACATCAAGCTGAGTTAGCAGATTTAATACAGCCTTTGATTTCGGAAAAGGATAATGATCGGCTTTGTGATGCCCTTTCGGTTGAGGAGGTTCGGGCAGCTGTATTTCCAAAACACAGCTCGCCGGGTCCAGATGGCTTTGGATCTGGTTTTTATATGGTTTGTTGGGAGATAGTGAAGGATGATGTGGTGTAAGCGACGAGAGAGTTTTTTAATGA encodes:
- the LOC121238224 gene encoding uncharacterized protein LOC121238224, translating into MIDTNLVWNLRGLATSRKRLKSLLKKHRVGIVEILEPFQDAGRMNRLASYLEFPKFCSNESLGGKVWIFWKEIYDFGVVHMSNQAVSGWLCLASYRIMVTFVYAKCSQIERRGLWEELENVQVNESPWLVVGDFNAIRSDAERIGGNPRSLLAMTEFNGCVDTCGLVEMRFQGRMMSWCNGHVGSSRSWARLDRALVNIDFSTNFGSAFMEYLTRKSSDHCSMVVHLSLPRSSYGPSPFRFQNMWCLHESFIMFVEDVWVQLECSHGLLRLAAKLKKLKVALKTWNKNIYGRVDLTIKALEEKMELLDFQLQEARDPAVEAEFLLTKMELAEWEAREECRWAQKAKRKWLQEWGLQEWEQNSRVFHATVSQRWKASVVSSMRLADGTMLATPEEIHQGL